From a single Mus caroli chromosome X, CAROLI_EIJ_v1.1, whole genome shotgun sequence genomic region:
- the Bgn gene encoding biglycan: MRPLWLLTLLLALSQALPFEQKGFWDFTLDDGLLMMNDEEASGSDTTSGVPDLDSVTPTFSAMCPFGCHCHLRVVQCSDLGLKTVPKEISPDTTLLDLQNNDISELRKDDFKGLQHLYALVLVNNKISKIHEKAFSPLRKLQKLYISKNHLVEIPPNLPNSLVELRIHDNRIRKVPKGVFSGLRNMNCIEMGGNPLENSGFEPGAFDGLKLNYLRISEAKLTGIPKDLPETLNELHLDHNKIQAIELEDLLRYSKLYRLGLGHNQIRMIENGSLSFLPTLRELHLDNNKLSRVPAGLPDLKLLQVVYLHSNNITKVGINDFCPMGFGVKRAYYNGISLFNNPVPYWEVQPATFRCVTDRLAIQFGNYKK, from the exons ATGCGTCCCCTGTGGCTACTCACCTTGCTGCTGGCCCTGAGCCAGGCCTTGCCCTTTGAGCAGAAGGGTTTCTGGGACTTCACCTTGGATGATGGGCTGCTCATGATGAATGATGAGGAGGCTTCAGGTTCAGACACCACTTCAGGTGTCCCAGACCTGGACTCTGTCACACCTACCTTCAGTGCCATGTGTCCTTTTGGTTGCCACTGCCACCTGCGGGTTGTTCAGTGTTCCGACTTGG GTCTGAAGACTGTGCCCAAGGAGATCTCACCTGACACCACACTGCTAGACTTGCAGAACAATGACATTTCTGAGCTTCGCAAGGATGACTTCAAAGGCCTCCAGCACCTCTAT GCCCTGGTCTTGGTAAACAATAAGATCTCCAAGATCCATGAGAAGGCCTTTAGCCCTCTGCGGAAGCTGCAAAAACTCTACATCTCCAAGAACCACCTGGTGGAGATTCCTCCCAACCTGCCCAACTCCCTGGTAGAGCTACGAATCCATGACAACCGTATCCGCAAAGTGCCCAAGGGCGTGTTCAGCGGGCTCCGGAACATGAACTGCATTG AGATGGGCGGGAATCCCCTGGAGAACAGTGGCTTTGAACCAGGAGCCTTTGATGGCCTGAAGCTCAACTACCTGCGCATCTCAGAGGCCAAGCTCACTGGCATCCCCAAAG ATCTCCCTGAGACCCTGAACGAACTTCACCTGGACCACAACAAAATCCAGGCTATTGAGTTGGAGGACCTACTTCGATACTCCAAGCTGTACAG GTTGGGCTTAGGCCACAATCAGATTCGGATGATTGAGAATGGGAGCCTGAGTTTTCTGCCTACCCTGAGGGAACTTCACTTGGACAACAACAAGCTGTCCCGGGTGCCTGCTGGCCTCCCAGATCTCAAGCTCCTCCAG GTTGTCTATCTGCACTCCAACAACATCACCAAGGTGGGCATCAATGACTTCTGTCCTATGGGCTTCGGAGTCAAGAGGGCCTACTATAATGGCATCAGCCTCTTCAACAACCCTGTGCCCTACTGGGAAGTGCAGCCTGCCACCTTCCGCTGCGTTACTGACCGCCTGGCCATCCAATTTGGAAATTATAAGAAGTAG